The genomic DNA GAACGTGCCGATCTTGGATGTCGTGAAATTGACGTTCCAGACCAGAAAGGCGCGCCCGGATACATCGACGGCAGCGCCGGTCAGCGTATCGTCCATGGCCAGGTCCATCGAGGCATAGCGCACGATACCGCGGCGCTCGCCCAATGCTTTGGCAATGGCCTGACCGAGCGCAATGCCGGTGTCCTCGACCGTGTGGTGATCGTCGATATGCAGGTCGCCCTTGGCCATGACGCGCATATCGATGAGCGAATGTCGGGAAAGCTGCTCCAGCATGTGATCGAAGAAGCCGACACCGGTGGTGATGTCGAACTTGCCAACGCCGTCCAGATCGACGGAAACGGCAATGCTCGTTTCCTTGGTCGAGCGCTCGATGCTTGCCTTGCGGGTGCTTTCTGCAGTCATAAGCTTTCCTCATTCAATAGCTTGGAGGCGTTCTAGAACAGCTTGCCCAGTTTGCCAATTCCTTTTGCCGGTTTGGCAAGCTGCAATTCGGCATTTGCAATTCGTCCGTACGTTCTTAAATATTCTCATCGA from Brucella anthropi ATCC 49188 includes the following:
- the hisB gene encoding imidazoleglycerol-phosphate dehydratase HisB; translated protein: MTAESTRKASIERSTKETSIAVSVDLDGVGKFDITTGVGFFDHMLEQLSRHSLIDMRVMAKGDLHIDDHHTVEDTGIALGQAIAKALGERRGIVRYASMDLAMDDTLTGAAVDVSGRAFLVWNVNFTTSKIGTFDTELVREFFQAFAMNAGITLHINNHYGANNHHIAESIFKAVARVLRTALETDPRQKDAIPSTKGSLKG